Sequence from the Phosphitispora fastidiosa genome:
AAGCACCGTCCACAAGGACATGACGGAAAGGCTGCCAGGGATAAATAAAAAGCTGGCGCTCAAGATCAAGGATATCCTGGAATTCAATAAAGCGGAACGCCACCTCCGGGGTGGAGAAGCCACCCGAAAAAAATATCAGGATATGATGGATTAATACAAAAAAAAGAGGAATTTCCCCTAAGGTGTAGAATTAATTAAGTTAGCAAAATCTGGGCACTTTGTGTGCTAAATTCCTATACATGTATTTCTATTCATACACTGAAAGGGGAAAACTTAATGTTCTGGTTTGGCAATGACATCGGTGTTGACCTGGGAACAGCCAGTGTGTTAGTGTTTGTTAAGGGTAAGGGCATTGTATTAAAAGAGCCGTCTGTGGTGGCTATGGATAAGGATTCAGGACAAATTATCGCTTTGGGGGAGGAAGCCAGGAGGATGCTGGGACGTACCCCGGGCAATATTGTGGCAACCCGCCCCCTTCGCGAAGGTGTGATCGCAGATTATGACGTAACCGAGAAAATGCTGCGTTATTTTATAACCAAGGCTTGTGGACGGAGCTTTTTTTTCCGGCCCAGGATAATGGTCTGTATTCCTTCAGGGGTGACCGGTGTTGAGGAACGTGCTGTCAGGCAGGCGGCTTTACAGGCCGGGGCCAGACAGGCTCACCTGATAGAAGAACCTTTGGCTGCTGCCCTTGGTGCGGGATTGGAGATTTCCGAACCAAGCGGTTGCATGGTAGTCGATATTGGCGGCGGCACCACCGATGTAGCAGTGCTTTCCCTGGGAGGCATTGTTACCAGCGCTTCGCTGAGGGTCGGGGGGGACAAGTTCGATGAATCAATTGTCAGGTTTATCCGCCGGGAATTTAACCTGATGATTGG
This genomic interval carries:
- the spoIIID gene encoding sporulation transcriptional regulator SpoIIID, with product MQEYIRKRVLDISSYILESKATVRQAAAVFGVSKSTVHKDMTERLPGINKKLALKIKDILEFNKAERHLRGGEATRKKYQDMMD
- a CDS encoding rod shape-determining protein codes for the protein MFWFGNDIGVDLGTASVLVFVKGKGIVLKEPSVVAMDKDSGQIIALGEEARRMLGRTPGNIVATRPLREGVIADYDVTEKMLRYFITKACGRSFFFRPRIMVCIPSGVTGVEERAVRQAALQAGARQAHLIEEPLAAALGAGLEISEPSGCMVVDIGGGTTDVAVLSLGGIVTSASLRVGGDKFDESIVRFIRREFNLMIGERTAEELKINIGTAYPQGRTENNEMDIRGRDLVSGLPKTVNVSSQQTFEAMQETVEAVVSAVKEVLEKTPPELSADIINKGIVMTGGGSLLNGLDTLISKETSLPVYVADDPLSCVALGTGKALSMIGVLPENKLARKVM